From Solidesulfovibrio carbinoliphilus subsp. oakridgensis, the proteins below share one genomic window:
- the trbB gene encoding P-type conjugative transfer ATPase TrbB, translated as MSDPRLTRNLEQALGQTVMTALSDPMTLEIMANPCGSLWVERFGEPMREVDRIAPEQARRVVSLVASALGTTITREQPVVEGELPLDGSRFEGTDYPIVPGPSFTIRKKPSTIFTLESYAEAGILEPHLLACLQEAILRKCNILVAGGTGSGKTTFVNAMIDSLCRLCPHDRIICMEDTNELQVASPNRVLFRTSETMDMQRLTKICMRYRPDRIIVGEVRDGAALDLLKAWNTGHPGGLATLHADSAVDALGRLEDLIAERLTSPMHRLISRAINVVIFIQKTSKGRRITEVTYVYDYDWQRREYNLEYILENKARANDEHWFKQYIAQ; from the coding sequence ATGAGCGATCCCCGGTTGACGCGCAACCTGGAGCAGGCCCTGGGCCAAACGGTCATGACGGCCTTGTCCGATCCCATGACGCTGGAAATCATGGCCAACCCGTGCGGCTCCTTATGGGTGGAGCGGTTTGGCGAACCCATGCGCGAAGTGGACCGAATTGCTCCTGAGCAGGCCCGGCGCGTCGTTTCGCTGGTGGCGTCCGCTCTTGGCACCACCATCACGCGGGAGCAACCCGTGGTCGAAGGGGAACTTCCTCTTGATGGCAGCCGCTTCGAGGGGACGGATTACCCCATCGTCCCAGGCCCATCGTTCACGATCCGCAAAAAGCCCAGCACGATTTTTACGCTCGAATCCTATGCCGAGGCAGGGATCCTGGAGCCGCATCTGCTGGCCTGCCTCCAGGAAGCGATACTGCGCAAGTGCAATATCTTGGTGGCCGGAGGAACTGGATCCGGCAAGACGACTTTTGTCAACGCGATGATCGATAGCCTGTGCCGGCTCTGCCCCCATGATCGCATCATCTGCATGGAAGATACCAATGAGCTCCAGGTGGCCAGTCCCAACCGGGTGCTCTTCCGCACGTCGGAGACCATGGACATGCAGCGTCTCACGAAGATCTGCATGCGCTACCGGCCAGACCGGATCATCGTCGGTGAGGTGCGCGACGGCGCGGCGCTCGATCTCCTCAAGGCCTGGAATACCGGCCACCCCGGAGGTCTCGCCACGCTTCACGCGGATAGCGCCGTCGATGCCCTTGGTCGCCTGGAAGACCTCATTGCTGAGCGTCTTACCTCCCCAATGCACCGTTTGATCAGCCGAGCCATTAACGTCGTCATCTTTATTCAAAAAACATCAAAAGGCCGCAGGATAACAGAAGTAACCTATGTCTATGATTATGACTGGCAACGGAGGGAATATAATCTGGAATATATCTTAGAAAATAAGGCAAGGGCGAATGATGAACATTGGTTTAAACAATATATAGCTCAATAG
- a CDS encoding TrbC/VirB2 family protein, whose amino-acid sequence MRKNNVFALAAVFGGLFLCSDAFASGGISDFSAPLEKVMNTITGDAGKYISILFMGASGIYYIMHKEDISGGFKLLLSIVFGISFIAFASNIVTTIFTFSGATI is encoded by the coding sequence ATGCGCAAGAATAATGTTTTCGCCTTGGCGGCTGTGTTTGGTGGTTTATTCCTTTGTTCGGATGCCTTTGCCTCTGGAGGCATCAGTGATTTTTCGGCTCCACTTGAAAAGGTCATGAACACGATCACAGGTGATGCCGGCAAATATATTTCGATCCTCTTCATGGGTGCGAGCGGCATCTACTACATTATGCATAAGGAAGATATTTCCGGGGGGTTCAAGCTGCTCCTCTCGATCGTATTTGGGATTTCCTTCATCGCTTTCGCCTCCAACATCGTGACCACAATTTTTACGTTTTCCGGCGCAACGATCTAA
- the trbJ gene encoding P-type conjugative transfer protein TrbJ, giving the protein MKSITLGFVLVISFLSIRDGHSQVVYCTNCSDIFTQSLEHVTSIEQLSQLYTQVSEALKQTEQQIQLVQQGIEQYENMVKNTVNLPDSIRNKIQGTFSKLTSLTQQLDLQRGDASALSQIFKSSYSSTDSIRDLAKSTKDNMAAASSTFDEMRKKWSDEVDRSHQAAFQESGMQINDIEQKAAELDSQLNDLLMTPDGQMKALEAGNQIAALQLQESQKLRSLLAVSVQASVQKGMKDEKNEQIKQDAWKDSLTTDKLKEATSRSDPF; this is encoded by the coding sequence ATGAAAAGTATTACTTTAGGATTTGTCTTGGTCATTTCCTTTTTGAGTATCCGTGATGGGCATTCGCAAGTCGTTTATTGCACCAATTGCAGCGACATTTTTACGCAATCGTTGGAGCATGTGACGAGTATTGAACAGCTCTCGCAGCTTTATACGCAGGTTTCTGAGGCATTGAAGCAGACTGAACAGCAAATTCAGCTCGTGCAGCAGGGTATCGAACAGTATGAAAATATGGTCAAAAATACCGTCAATTTACCGGATAGTATCCGTAATAAAATTCAAGGGACATTTAGTAAGTTGACTTCTTTGACGCAGCAATTGGATTTGCAAAGGGGAGATGCTTCCGCGTTGAGTCAAATATTTAAAAGCAGCTACTCTAGTACGGATAGTATCCGCGATTTAGCGAAATCGACAAAGGATAACATGGCTGCTGCCTCAAGTACGTTTGATGAAATGCGAAAGAAATGGTCCGACGAGGTGGACAGGTCGCATCAGGCTGCTTTTCAGGAATCAGGCATGCAAATCAACGACATCGAACAAAAGGCCGCGGAACTGGATAGCCAGCTCAACGACCTTTTGATGACGCCAGACGGGCAGATGAAAGCGTTGGAGGCCGGGAACCAAATTGCTGCGCTGCAACTCCAGGAGAGTCAAAAGCTTCGATCGTTATTAGCTGTTTCTGTTCAGGCTAGCGTCCAGAAGGGAATGAAGGACGAAAAGAATGAGCAGATAAAACAAGATGCGTGGAAGGATTCTTTGACAACAGATAAATTGAAAGAAGCTACCTCGCGTAGTGATCCATTTTAG
- a CDS encoding helix-turn-helix domain-containing protein, whose product MNFSGKDLQQRGLIVPDCVQHRSLHLGERYTFALLVQLCGEGDRCWPSQRYLSTRLGVSVRSVQNYLNHLEKFGFIAKIQERDGETNTYRLLPHPLVQTELSRRRVLPVASEKASEGTREKPALVIKKEEKNTPLPPSVGEVAAPLSQSPRSWKAEALAAFDRLWAAWPIREARIAALRWWMRLWRLGVLPPLETILRLIQENQARNPRWLRGFVPFLVTWLKERRWEDAVSPTPALTAAPAASSAAAIPEREPRPSPSIQGEDQNPKPLGLQGEKPEAARTVRRIPEGAWRQLNAALAIWPGSLTDAELSRVRGLWMYLHSRGWLPAQEVLLQAAKAATQNFSRWLHAYQFKEMRFSSAQICEAEGCCAY is encoded by the coding sequence ATGAACTTTTCTGGAAAAGACTTACAGCAACGGGGTCTGATTGTGCCGGATTGCGTGCAACATAGAAGCCTACATCTGGGAGAGCGGTATACGTTCGCCCTTCTCGTGCAGCTGTGCGGGGAGGGGGATCGTTGCTGGCCTTCCCAGCGCTACCTTTCCACCCGGCTCGGCGTCAGTGTCCGGTCTGTGCAGAACTACCTGAATCATCTTGAGAAATTTGGATTTATCGCCAAAATTCAAGAGAGGGATGGGGAGACCAACACCTATCGCCTTCTTCCACATCCACTCGTCCAAACAGAGCTTTCGCGCCGTCGGGTCCTCCCTGTCGCCTCTGAAAAAGCTTCCGAGGGTACCCGCGAAAAACCTGCGCTCGTAATTAAGAAAGAAGAGAAGAATACCCCCCTACCCCCCAGCGTGGGGGAAGTCGCTGCCCCTCTGTCGCAATCGCCGCGATCCTGGAAAGCCGAAGCCCTCGCTGCCTTTGATCGCCTGTGGGCGGCGTGGCCCATCCGAGAGGCGCGCATTGCCGCGCTTCGTTGGTGGATGCGTCTGTGGCGCTTGGGTGTGCTGCCGCCTCTCGAAACGATTCTGCGCCTTATCCAGGAGAACCAGGCCCGCAATCCCCGTTGGCTTCGGGGCTTCGTGCCTTTCCTGGTTACATGGCTCAAAGAACGGCGCTGGGAAGACGCCGTTTCGCCTACTCCTGCGCTGACAGCTGCCCCAGCCGCCTCGTCGGCCGCGGCCATTCCAGAACGTGAACCAAGGCCAAGTCCCTCGATTCAGGGTGAAGACCAAAATCCAAAGCCTCTTGGACTCCAAGGGGAAAAACCCGAGGCGGCCCGGACCGTTCGCCGCATTCCCGAAGGGGCTTGGCGGCAACTCAATGCAGCCCTGGCGATTTGGCCGGGATCGCTGACCGATGCCGAGCTGTCACGGGTCAGGGGGCTCTGGATGTATCTGCATTCCCGAGGCTGGTTGCCCGCCCAGGAGGTCCTTTTGCAAGCCGCAAAAGCGGCAACTCAAAACTTCAGCAGGTGGTTACATGCCTACCAATTCAAAGAAATGCGATTCAGCTCCGCGCAAATATGTGAGGCGGAAGGGTGTTGCGCGTATTGA
- a CDS encoding RNA recognition motif domain-containing protein, whose translation MSKKLYVGNLSFSSSEDDVRDHFAPYGEVISVNLITDRETGRLRGFGFVEMDDEGANAAIQALDGKELGGRTLKVNEAQDKPRSGGGGGGGRRGGGGGGYGGGGGRW comes from the coding sequence ATGTCGAAGAAACTTTACGTTGGTAACCTGTCCTTCTCCTCTTCGGAAGACGATGTCCGTGACCATTTCGCCCCTTACGGCGAAGTGATCAGCGTCAACCTCATCACCGACCGGGAAACCGGCCGTCTGCGCGGCTTCGGCTTCGTTGAGATGGATGACGAAGGCGCCAACGCCGCCATCCAGGCTCTGGACGGCAAGGAACTCGGCGGCCGTACCCTGAAGGTCAACGAGGCCCAGGACAAGCCCCGCTCCGGCGGCGGCGGCGGCGGTGGCCGTCGTGGCGGCGGCGGCGGTGGTTACGGCGGCGGCGGCGGCCGCTGGTAG
- a CDS encoding conjugal transfer protein TrbE (type IV secretion system ATPase VirB4 family): MLNLKRFRSRDKGLADLLNYAALIAPGIVLCKDGALLGGFSMNGRDMASSTPEELEFVSEQFNLAVKLLGSGWMLHVDAVRSRYDAYSRPDESHFPDPVSKLIDEERREFFSGGICYRTKTVLILSYKPDVGADKMAARAQTGGGSSLTLERSLEQFETALAEFEDALAGILRLTRLGDTVEEDEFGNLIRFSELLSHLQLCLTGIEQPVRVPGRPMYLDALLGSEELIGGLTPRIGNQRIAVLSLDGLPQESWPAMLSVLDGLQLPYRFSSRFICLDQLDAAKEINSYRKGWQQNVFKFVDKFFSLPNARPNRDAARMVEDAEESLVEVQGGYVGAGFLTSCIILLHDDPIVLAEWTRELRRTLLTMGFGCRIETINALDAWLGTHPGNGFANLRRPMVNTLNLADLLPLSTIWSGDQTCPCPFYPASSPALMVCTTDGSTPFWLNLHVHDIGHTLIFGPTGSGKSTLLALIAAQFRRYDQAQVFAFDKGMSLFPLCAAVGGTHHEIGRSEELAFAPLQHVDDASEQAWAEEWIATLLELQGVLVTPRARNDIHAAMTLLRESPAHMRSLSDFSSLVQDQRIKEGLQHYTRAGAMGFLLDAETDQLGLSPFMVFEIEDLMNMGEKNLIPVLLYLFHRIERALKGQPAIIVVDESWVAFGHAVFRAKLRELLKVLRKANCAVIMATQSLSDAKGSGILDVLVESCPTKIFLPNITARQEVQANLYTEMGLNGRQIEIIASAVAKRDYYVVTPNGSRLIQLALGKKAMRFVGASDKESLNNIKVLQEQLGDKWPDAWLNRQQWGKAS, encoded by the coding sequence ATGCTCAATTTGAAGCGTTTTCGTTCCAGAGACAAGGGATTGGCAGATTTACTGAACTATGCCGCGCTGATTGCTCCTGGGATCGTCCTTTGTAAGGACGGAGCATTGCTCGGTGGATTTAGCATGAATGGTCGGGATATGGCTTCCAGTACCCCCGAAGAATTGGAATTCGTTTCGGAACAATTCAATCTGGCGGTAAAATTACTGGGTTCCGGGTGGATGCTGCATGTGGATGCTGTCCGCAGCCGCTACGATGCGTATTCCCGGCCCGATGAGAGTCATTTCCCTGACCCGGTCTCGAAACTTATCGACGAGGAGCGCCGTGAATTTTTCAGCGGTGGAATCTGCTACCGCACGAAGACCGTCCTGATCCTGAGCTATAAGCCGGACGTGGGAGCTGATAAAATGGCGGCTCGGGCTCAGACCGGCGGCGGCAGCTCCCTGACTCTGGAACGCAGCCTGGAGCAGTTCGAGACTGCCCTGGCGGAGTTTGAGGATGCCTTGGCCGGCATTTTGCGCCTCACTCGGCTGGGGGACACGGTCGAGGAAGATGAGTTCGGGAACCTGATCCGCTTCAGCGAACTGCTCTCGCATCTGCAACTGTGCCTGACCGGAATCGAGCAGCCCGTTCGGGTGCCCGGCCGGCCCATGTATCTTGATGCCCTCCTCGGCAGCGAAGAGCTGATTGGGGGCCTGACTCCCCGAATCGGAAACCAGCGGATTGCCGTCCTGTCGCTCGATGGCCTTCCCCAGGAGAGCTGGCCGGCCATGCTCTCGGTGCTCGATGGCCTCCAGCTCCCCTATCGTTTCTCCTCCCGTTTCATCTGCTTGGATCAACTGGACGCGGCAAAGGAAATCAATTCCTACCGAAAGGGCTGGCAGCAAAACGTTTTCAAATTCGTTGATAAATTCTTCTCTTTGCCGAACGCCCGTCCCAATCGCGATGCAGCCCGGATGGTTGAGGATGCCGAAGAGTCTCTTGTCGAGGTTCAAGGCGGGTATGTCGGGGCTGGATTCCTGACGTCCTGCATTATCCTGCTGCATGACGATCCGATCGTGCTTGCGGAGTGGACCAGAGAACTGCGCCGCACACTCCTGACGATGGGTTTCGGGTGCCGGATCGAGACGATCAATGCTCTGGACGCCTGGCTCGGCACCCATCCCGGCAACGGCTTCGCAAACCTGCGACGGCCGATGGTCAATACGCTGAATCTGGCTGATCTGCTTCCGCTTTCCACCATCTGGTCGGGCGACCAGACTTGCCCTTGTCCGTTTTACCCTGCGTCATCGCCGGCCCTCATGGTTTGCACCACAGACGGATCGACTCCGTTTTGGCTTAATCTGCATGTCCACGACATCGGCCATACCCTGATCTTCGGCCCCACGGGCTCGGGAAAATCCACACTGCTTGCCCTGATTGCCGCGCAATTTCGCCGTTATGACCAAGCCCAGGTTTTTGCCTTCGACAAGGGCATGAGCCTGTTCCCCTTGTGCGCGGCCGTCGGGGGGACCCACCACGAGATCGGCAGGAGTGAGGAGTTGGCCTTTGCCCCTCTCCAGCATGTGGATGACGCCAGCGAACAGGCCTGGGCCGAGGAGTGGATCGCCACCCTTCTGGAGCTCCAAGGTGTCCTGGTTACCCCTCGTGCCCGCAATGACATTCATGCGGCCATGACCCTGCTGCGCGAGAGCCCGGCCCACATGCGCAGTCTCAGTGATTTCTCAAGCTTGGTTCAGGATCAGCGCATCAAGGAAGGGCTCCAGCATTACACCCGGGCTGGCGCCATGGGGTTTCTCCTCGACGCAGAGACCGATCAGTTGGGCCTCTCCCCCTTCATGGTCTTCGAGATCGAGGACCTCATGAACATGGGCGAGAAGAATCTGATCCCGGTGTTGCTCTACCTGTTCCACCGCATTGAGCGAGCCCTCAAGGGGCAACCGGCCATCATCGTAGTTGATGAATCCTGGGTGGCATTTGGTCATGCCGTCTTTCGCGCCAAGCTGCGCGAGCTCCTGAAGGTCCTTCGTAAGGCCAACTGCGCCGTCATAATGGCTACGCAAAGTCTTTCCGACGCCAAGGGCTCCGGAATCCTCGACGTCCTGGTGGAATCATGCCCGACGAAGATTTTCTTGCCAAACATCACGGCACGTCAGGAGGTGCAGGCCAATCTCTATACCGAGATGGGCCTCAATGGCCGACAAATTGAAATTATCGCCTCGGCAGTGGCCAAACGCGACTATTATGTTGTGACACCAAATGGAAGCCGCCTCATTCAATTGGCACTCGGAAAGAAGGCGATGCGTTTTGTGGGAGCGAGTGACAAGGAGAGCCTGAATAATATTAAAGTGTTGCAAGAGCAATTGGGAGATAAATGGCCTGACGCATGGCTCAACCGTCAACAATGGGGGAAGGCATCATGA
- the trbL gene encoding P-type conjugative transfer protein TrbL → MEIKRFMVVVLLILVVLLITMSSVSSAQSGVSTDVVSKVVNIFYEKSSSWSSALEKYALNLFGICTTITIAMFGVKAVVHRNNLNEVLGQFIMTILFCSLILAVIHNYKEWSWNLINGLKDIASGLGPASANADKPLVTGYNLAKTIIDKIALFSNPIDTLGYIISALIVIITFALMTAQVVLIKCEASLVMNASMILLGLGGLVYFKEYAINVMRYVLSVAFKLFVMQLVMGLGLEFIEDMSLADAKLEDIIIVIGVSIVLFALVKSLPDAIAGIINGSNVSSGSALSQAAAAVAGGAVGAAATALGVSVGGSMAVKKSAQTAQASGASGVGGKAMQFGKALLGSHQEARHEAGKVGHFGRMSANAGKRLQEMKMRNMANDSNKEGDGNA, encoded by the coding sequence ATGGAAATCAAACGATTCATGGTTGTGGTACTCCTTATTCTCGTGGTCTTATTAATTACCATGAGCTCTGTGAGTTCTGCTCAGTCTGGAGTTTCAACAGATGTGGTAAGCAAAGTGGTAAATATTTTTTATGAAAAGTCCAGCTCCTGGAGCAGTGCTCTAGAAAAATATGCATTAAATCTTTTTGGAATATGTACAACTATAACAATAGCTATGTTTGGTGTCAAGGCTGTGGTTCATCGAAATAATCTGAATGAAGTATTGGGTCAATTCATAATGACTATTTTATTTTGTAGTTTAATTTTAGCGGTAATTCATAATTATAAAGAGTGGTCCTGGAATCTAATTAATGGGTTGAAAGATATAGCAAGTGGATTGGGGCCAGCCAGTGCGAATGCAGATAAACCCTTGGTGACGGGTTATAACTTGGCGAAAACCATTATAGATAAAATTGCGTTGTTTAGCAATCCAATTGACACACTTGGTTATATTATATCGGCACTTATTGTAATTATAACGTTTGCCTTAATGACGGCGCAAGTCGTTTTGATAAAATGCGAAGCCTCCTTGGTGATGAACGCTAGTATGATTTTATTGGGTCTTGGTGGGCTGGTTTATTTTAAAGAGTATGCAATAAATGTAATGCGTTATGTTTTGTCTGTCGCATTTAAATTGTTTGTCATGCAATTAGTCATGGGGCTTGGGTTGGAATTTATTGAAGATATGTCATTGGCGGATGCTAAGCTTGAAGATATTATAATAGTTATTGGAGTTTCAATAGTTCTTTTTGCTCTTGTGAAGAGCCTCCCTGATGCAATCGCAGGAATAATTAATGGATCAAATGTTAGTAGTGGTTCGGCATTAAGTCAAGCCGCCGCAGCGGTTGCCGGCGGGGCGGTCGGCGCGGCAGCGACGGCTTTAGGCGTCAGCGTCGGAGGGAGCATGGCGGTGAAAAAATCTGCCCAAACCGCGCAAGCGTCTGGAGCCTCCGGCGTCGGCGGCAAAGCGATGCAGTTCGGGAAGGCACTTCTGGGTTCACATCAAGAGGCTCGGCATGAAGCCGGCAAAGTGGGGCATTTTGGTCGAATGTCCGCCAATGCTGGTAAGCGGCTTCAGGAAATGAAGATGCGTAATATGGCGAATGACTCAAATAAAGAAGGAGATGGAAATGCGTAA
- a CDS encoding membrane protein, whose amino-acid sequence MDLTHTWHTLLWPLGRLLVSLAFGLLVANLIEALNWTRFLARLAAPVIRLGHLQDVVGASFSMAFFSGMAANSLLAEAYGAGRLSDRELVLANLFNSLPTYFLHLPQMFFVTVPFLGPRPAGLYVGLTLFAALLRSVAILVYGRAVLPPLPDGCVVCHLKDNDFSWGKALRKGWHRFTRRIRSMVLFTVPIYIGIHYITVFGFFDAVEKWLSAHLGFLSFLTPQAISIVMFQVVAESTAGLAAAGAMLGAGDLTTRQVVLALLVGNILSTPMRAFRHQFPYYAGIFKPRTAARLILHNQAFRAASILLVTVGYAVLG is encoded by the coding sequence ATGGACCTGACCCACACTTGGCACACCCTGCTGTGGCCGCTTGGCCGGCTGCTCGTTTCCCTGGCGTTTGGCCTCCTTGTGGCCAACCTGATCGAGGCCCTCAACTGGACCCGCTTCCTGGCCCGGCTGGCCGCGCCCGTCATCCGCCTGGGGCATCTGCAAGACGTGGTCGGCGCCAGCTTTTCCATGGCCTTTTTCTCGGGCATGGCCGCCAACTCGCTTCTGGCCGAAGCCTACGGCGCGGGCCGGCTGTCCGACAGGGAACTGGTGCTGGCCAACCTTTTTAACAGCCTGCCCACCTATTTCCTGCACCTGCCCCAGATGTTTTTCGTGACCGTCCCCTTTCTCGGACCGCGCCCGGCCGGCCTCTACGTCGGGCTGACCCTCTTTGCGGCCCTCCTGCGCAGCGTCGCCATCCTGGTCTACGGCCGGGCCGTCCTGCCGCCGCTCCCGGACGGCTGCGTGGTCTGCCATTTAAAGGACAACGACTTTTCCTGGGGCAAGGCCCTGCGCAAGGGTTGGCACCGGTTCACCCGCCGCATCCGGTCCATGGTGCTGTTTACGGTCCCCATCTATATCGGTATCCACTATATAACGGTGTTCGGTTTTTTCGACGCCGTGGAAAAATGGTTGTCGGCCCACCTCGGCTTCCTGTCCTTTCTCACGCCCCAGGCGATCAGCATCGTCATGTTCCAGGTGGTGGCCGAATCCACGGCCGGCCTGGCCGCGGCCGGGGCCATGCTCGGGGCCGGCGACCTGACGACCCGGCAGGTGGTCCTGGCGCTTCTCGTCGGCAACATCCTGTCCACGCCCATGCGGGCCTTCCGGCACCAGTTCCCGTATTACGCCGGCATCTTCAAACCCCGCACGGCCGCGCGGCTGATCCTCCACAACCAGGCCTTCCGGGCGGCGAGCATCCTCCTGGTCACCGTGGGCTACGCGGTCCTCGGCTGA
- a CDS encoding conjugal transfer protein TraL produces MATIHFVLQGKGGVGKSFIASLLVQYYKLKEFIVHAIDTDPVNNTLAGYKEFDVSVLPIMKDTNIDARMFDSLMETALGLPDDAHLVIDNGASSFIPLCSYLLENDAINLLQAEGHTVVLHSIVTGGQGIQDTVNGLAALANHFPQANLVVWLNPKDGEIALDGLRFYDFKVYEDHGSQFHAVIELPNRNSTTFGKDLSDHLARRQSFEAAIHSSQPVMVRRRLAKYWDDVVTIMDTANLLLGRGA; encoded by the coding sequence ATGGCAACTATTCACTTTGTGTTGCAAGGGAAGGGCGGTGTCGGGAAATCCTTCATCGCATCTCTTCTCGTCCAATACTATAAATTAAAAGAATTTATAGTTCATGCCATTGATACTGATCCTGTAAACAATACCCTTGCAGGATACAAAGAATTTGATGTCAGCGTTTTGCCGATTATGAAAGATACGAACATTGATGCCAGGATGTTTGATAGCCTGATGGAAACAGCCTTGGGCCTGCCGGATGACGCCCATCTGGTGATCGACAACGGGGCCTCCAGCTTCATTCCGCTTTGTTCCTACTTGCTGGAAAATGACGCTATAAATCTTCTTCAGGCCGAGGGACATACCGTCGTGCTGCATTCGATCGTGACAGGTGGCCAGGGCATCCAGGACACGGTCAACGGCCTGGCTGCCCTGGCCAATCATTTCCCGCAGGCCAACCTGGTTGTCTGGCTCAATCCCAAGGACGGCGAAATCGCACTCGATGGCCTGAGATTCTACGATTTCAAGGTCTACGAGGACCATGGCAGCCAATTCCACGCCGTCATCGAGCTGCCTAACCGCAACAGCACCACCTTCGGGAAAGACCTCTCCGACCATTTGGCCCGCCGTCAGTCTTTCGAGGCTGCCATCCACTCCTCCCAGCCGGTCATGGTTCGTCGGCGGCTGGCCAAATACTGGGATGATGTCGTGACCATCATGGACACGGCAAATCTCCTGCTGGGGAGGGGTGCCTGA
- a CDS encoding Rha family transcriptional regulator, producing MNELQGKASRGKGDLVPEVFLLDGAPVVTSLKVGQHFRKKHLHVLEAIRRLMASLPSEFNESNFRSVEYLDAKGERRPAYHLSRDGFTLLVMGFTGKKALAWKVRYIQAFNAMEKKLQDLNSPPRPELGTTAGEKERPRPELGTTPEEKGRPRFQFEAPMSMDLEKMEGIRGWLDYWCYIDDLDIEEAIQQLCIVLQVQNLNDLQESDTTCAYNFIWWSLFKIKSKNGIELTEKEKEAFCGLIKFWEKCVGEDYDNIIYFICTKCSIVSIEDIKQHSLQKAFNAVLLGIFRHVFCNEKEKVYSI from the coding sequence ATGAATGAATTGCAGGGCAAAGCCTCCCGAGGCAAGGGCGATTTGGTGCCGGAGGTCTTCCTTTTGGATGGGGCTCCGGTGGTGACCAGCCTCAAAGTCGGCCAGCACTTTCGGAAAAAACACCTCCATGTCCTGGAAGCCATTCGCCGTTTGATGGCGAGTCTCCCGTCCGAGTTCAACGAATCGAATTTTCGATCCGTTGAATACCTCGACGCCAAGGGAGAAAGGCGTCCCGCCTACCACCTTTCCCGCGATGGATTCACGCTGCTCGTTATGGGCTTTACCGGCAAGAAGGCCCTGGCCTGGAAGGTCCGGTACATCCAGGCCTTCAACGCTATGGAAAAGAAGCTCCAGGACCTGAACAGCCCGCCACGCCCCGAACTGGGAACTACCGCAGGGGAAAAAGAAAGGCCACGTCCGGAGCTGGGTACCACCCCAGAGGAAAAAGGGAGGCCACGTTTCCAGTTCGAAGCGCCCATGTCTATGGATCTGGAAAAGATGGAAGGTATTCGAGGATGGCTTGATTATTGGTGCTACATCGATGATTTGGACATTGAAGAGGCTATCCAGCAATTATGTATTGTGCTCCAAGTCCAAAATTTAAATGATTTGCAAGAAAGCGATACGACTTGCGCGTATAATTTTATATGGTGGTCACTCTTTAAGATTAAAAGTAAAAATGGAATTGAGTTGACTGAAAAAGAAAAAGAGGCTTTCTGTGGGTTGATAAAGTTTTGGGAAAAGTGTGTTGGCGAAGACTATGACAATATAATATATTTTATTTGCACAAAGTGCAGTATTGTGTCGATTGAAGACATAAAACAGCACTCCCTGCAAAAAGCATTCAATGCTGTTTTGCTTGGTATCTTTCGTCATGTGTTCTGCAACGAGAAAGAGAAGGTCTACAGCATTTGA
- the trbD gene encoding conjugal transfer protein TrbD gives MRTTPIHQALHRPNHVMGAEREVALSICLLAFLVGVGGMTWFSGMTAILLYLTGLMFARRMAKHDPLMSKVWMRHIKQQVYYAPKSSLWRKN, from the coding sequence ATGAGGACGACTCCCATCCATCAAGCTTTGCATCGGCCCAACCATGTCATGGGTGCCGAGCGCGAAGTTGCCCTGTCCATCTGCCTCCTGGCCTTTCTCGTCGGCGTCGGAGGCATGACCTGGTTCTCCGGCATGACCGCGATTTTGCTCTATTTGACCGGGTTGATGTTCGCACGACGGATGGCCAAGCATGACCCGCTGATGTCCAAGGTCTGGATGCGGCATATCAAGCAACAGGTTTACTATGCGCCAAAGTCCAGTCTTTGGAGGAAAAATTGA